One part of the Streptomyces sp. NBC_00286 genome encodes these proteins:
- a CDS encoding biotin transporter BioY produces MSTAAANALPGKVLADLLPASRVRDIALVAGGAALTGFAAQLAVPVPGSPVPVTGQTFAALLVGTALGAGRGFLSLALYALVGLAGVPWFADGSHGLSPTFGYIVGMMLAAALVGALARRGADRSVVRMAGTMLLGSAVIYAIGVPYLSAATMLSPTEAVAAGFTPFLIGDAFKAALAMGLLPTAWKFVNR; encoded by the coding sequence ATGAGCACCGCTGCCGCCAACGCCCTCCCGGGCAAGGTCCTTGCCGACCTGCTCCCCGCGTCCCGCGTCCGCGACATCGCGCTCGTGGCCGGCGGCGCCGCGCTCACCGGGTTCGCCGCCCAGCTCGCCGTGCCCGTACCAGGCTCGCCGGTGCCGGTGACCGGGCAGACCTTCGCGGCCCTCCTCGTCGGCACCGCGCTCGGCGCGGGACGCGGCTTCCTGTCACTCGCTCTGTACGCGCTGGTCGGCCTGGCCGGCGTTCCCTGGTTCGCAGACGGCAGCCACGGCCTCTCCCCGACCTTCGGTTACATCGTCGGCATGATGCTCGCGGCCGCACTCGTCGGCGCCCTGGCCCGCCGCGGCGCCGACCGCTCGGTGGTGCGCATGGCCGGCACGATGCTGCTCGGTTCGGCCGTCATCTACGCGATCGGCGTCCCCTATCTCTCCGCCGCCACGATGTTGAGCCCCACGGAGGCTGTTGCCGCCGGGTTCACGCCCTTCCTTATAGGCGACGCGTTCAAGGCGGCGCTGGCGATGGGGCTGCTGCCTACCGCTTGGAAGTTCGTGAACCGGTAG
- a CDS encoding serine/threonine-protein kinase: MFCVVNRYRLLEPIGQGGMGRVWRAADELLDRPVAVKELRLDTAGAEELEVRRERALREARASARIDHPNVVRVYDVAEEDDRLWIVMELVEAPSLARTVVEHGPLDVRETARIGLALAEALRPVHAAGVLHRDIKPGNVLLEPGGRVVLTDFGIAALQDAQGLTQAGVIVGSPEYIPPERISGRPQGPASDLWSLGATLCTALTGHSPFERAGTLATLAAVMYEEPQLPPDDGPLTPLLRRLLARDPAARPDVGEVVRFLGRVLAAPPAEKERETGEESDGPEWLPRLLTVLVLVAAAAVGVVMIITAVRPGGETKLPDTSPAPTVAGTSRPPPSPGVSQTPSP; this comes from the coding sequence ATGTTCTGCGTCGTGAACCGGTACCGGCTCCTCGAACCCATCGGGCAGGGCGGCATGGGCCGTGTCTGGCGCGCGGCCGACGAACTGCTCGACCGCCCGGTCGCCGTGAAGGAACTGCGGCTCGACACCGCCGGAGCGGAGGAACTCGAGGTCCGGCGGGAGCGCGCGCTGCGCGAGGCCCGCGCCAGTGCCCGTATCGACCACCCCAATGTCGTACGGGTCTATGACGTGGCCGAGGAGGACGACCGGCTCTGGATCGTCATGGAACTCGTCGAGGCCCCCTCGCTGGCCCGGACCGTCGTCGAACACGGCCCGCTCGACGTACGCGAGACGGCCAGGATCGGCCTCGCCCTCGCCGAGGCGCTGCGCCCGGTGCACGCGGCCGGAGTCTTGCACCGCGACATCAAGCCCGGCAACGTGCTGCTCGAGCCGGGCGGCAGGGTCGTCCTCACCGACTTCGGGATCGCCGCCCTCCAGGACGCGCAGGGGCTGACGCAGGCCGGAGTCATCGTCGGCTCCCCCGAGTACATCCCGCCGGAACGTATCTCCGGCCGCCCACAGGGCCCGGCCTCCGACCTGTGGTCCCTCGGCGCCACGCTCTGCACCGCCCTCACCGGGCATTCCCCGTTCGAACGTGCCGGGACGCTCGCCACATTGGCCGCGGTGATGTACGAGGAGCCTCAACTTCCGCCCGACGATGGGCCGTTGACGCCGCTGCTGCGGAGGCTGCTGGCCCGGGATCCGGCGGCTCGGCCGGATGTGGGGGAGGTGGTGCGGTTCCTGGGGCGGGTGCTTGCGGCGCCACCCGCAGAGAAGGAGAGGGAGACGGGTGAGGAGAGCGACGGGCCTGAGTGGTTGCCGCGGCTGCTCACCGTGCTCGTTCTGGTGGCCGCCGCTGCTGTGGGCGTCGTCATGATCATCACGGCGGTACGCCCTGGTGGTGAGACGAAGCTGCCCGACACCAGCCCGGCGCCCACGGTCGCGGGCACCTCGCGTCCGCCGCCCTCACCCGGGGTGAGCCAGACCCCGTCGCCCTGA
- a CDS encoding ribose-5-phosphate isomerase, whose protein sequence is MRVYLGSDHAGFELKNHLVEWLKAAGHEPVDCGPLIYDAQDDYPPFCLRAASRTAGDPGSLGIVIGGSGNGEQIAANKVAGVRAALAWSEETAALGRQHNDANVVAVGARMHSRDEATKFVETFLNTPFSGDERHVRRIDMLSAYETAGVMPEIPAHHPQG, encoded by the coding sequence ATGCGCGTGTACCTCGGCTCCGATCATGCCGGTTTTGAACTCAAGAACCACCTCGTCGAGTGGCTCAAGGCGGCCGGGCATGAGCCCGTCGACTGCGGGCCTCTCATCTACGACGCCCAGGACGACTACCCGCCGTTCTGCCTCCGCGCGGCCTCGCGTACCGCGGGGGACCCCGGATCGCTCGGCATTGTGATCGGGGGGTCGGGGAACGGGGAGCAGATCGCGGCGAACAAGGTGGCGGGGGTTCGGGCGGCGCTTGCCTGGAGCGAGGAGACTGCGGCGCTGGGGCGGCAGCACAACGATGCGAATGTGGTGGCTGTGGGGGCGCGGATGCACTCGCGGGACGAGGCGACGAAGTTCGTCGAGACGTTCTTGAACACGCCGTTCTCCGGCGACGAGCGGCATGTGCGGCGCATTGACATGCTGTCGGCGTATGAGACGGCGGGGGTCATGCCGGAGATTCCGGCGCACCACCCGCAGGGGTAA
- a CDS encoding Fpg/Nei family DNA glycosylase translates to MPEGHTIHRLAKDYLTRFGGRTAHVTSPQGKFTDAAALLDRTALTTAEAHGKHLFLRFETDAWTHIHLGLFGKVTLGEAPTPPPTETIRLRLTNDTAYADLRGPTTCTLITDTEKQAIHARLGPDPLREDADPAQAYARVSRSRTTIAALLMDQKVIAGVGNVYRAEVLFRHGIDPYRPGKDITPAEWEAMWTDLVTLMRQGVRNNRIDTVRPEHEPDAMGRPPRKDDHGGEVYVYRRADLPCHICGGEIRTAGLAARNLFWCPTCQKA, encoded by the coding sequence GTGCCCGAAGGGCACACCATCCACCGCCTGGCCAAGGACTACCTCACCCGGTTCGGCGGCCGGACGGCCCACGTCACAAGCCCCCAGGGCAAGTTCACCGACGCCGCAGCCCTCCTGGACAGGACAGCGCTCACCACCGCCGAAGCCCACGGCAAACACCTCTTCCTACGGTTCGAAACCGACGCCTGGACCCACATCCACCTCGGCCTCTTCGGCAAGGTCACCCTCGGCGAAGCCCCCACACCCCCACCCACCGAAACCATCCGCCTACGCCTCACCAACGACACCGCGTACGCAGACCTCCGCGGCCCCACCACCTGCACCCTGATCACGGACACGGAAAAGCAGGCGATCCACGCCCGCCTGGGCCCGGACCCGCTGCGCGAGGACGCCGACCCGGCACAGGCGTACGCCCGCGTCTCCCGCAGCCGTACGACGATCGCCGCCCTCCTCATGGACCAGAAGGTCATCGCGGGCGTAGGCAACGTCTACCGCGCGGAAGTCCTCTTCCGGCACGGCATCGACCCGTACCGGCCGGGCAAGGACATCACCCCGGCCGAGTGGGAGGCGATGTGGACGGACCTCGTCACCCTCATGCGCCAGGGCGTCCGCAACAACCGCATCGACACGGTCCGCCCAGAACACGAGCCGGACGCGATGGGCCGCCCGCCGCGCAAGGACGACCACGGCGGCGAGGTCTACGTGTACCGCAGGGCCGATCTGCCCTGCCACATCTGTGGCGGCGAGATCCGCACCGCCGGTCTCGCCGCCCGCAACCTCTTCTGGTGCCCCACCTGCCAAAAGGCATAG